The Equus quagga isolate Etosha38 chromosome 2, UCLA_HA_Equagga_1.0, whole genome shotgun sequence genome has a window encoding:
- the SUPT16H gene encoding FACT complex subunit SPT16, whose product MAVTLDKDAYYRRVKRLYSNWRKGEDEYANVDAIVVSVGVDEEIVYAKSTALQTWLFGYELTDTIMVFCDDKIIFMASKKKVEFLKQIANTKGNENANGAPAITLLIREKNESNKSSFDKMIEAIKESKNGKKIGVFSKDKFPGEFMKSWNDCLNKEGFDKIDISAVVAYTIAVKEDGELNLMKKAASITSEVFNKFFKERVMEIVDADEKVRHSKLAESVEKAIEEKKYLAGADPSTVEMCYPPIIQSGGNYNLKFSVVSDKNHMHFGAITCAMGIRFKSYCSNLVRTLMVDPSQEVQENYNFLLQLQEELLKELRHGVKICDVYNAVMDVVKKQKPELLNKITKNLGFAMGIEFREGSLVINSKNQYKLKKGMVFSINLGFSELTNKEGKKPEEKTYALFIGDTVLVDEDGPATVLTSVKKKVKNVGIFLKNEDEEEEEEEKDEAEDLLGRGSRAALLTERTRNEMTAEEKRRAHQKELAAQLNEEAKRRLTEQKGEQQIQKARKSNVSYKNPSLMPKEPHIREMKIYIDKKYETVIMPVFGIATPFHIATIKNISMSVEGDYTYLRINFYCPGSALGRNEGNIFPNPEATFVKEITYRASNMKAPGEQTVPALNLQNAFRIIKEVQKRYKTREAEEKEKEGIVKQDSLVINLNRSNPKLKDLYIRPNIAQKRMQGSLEAHVNGFRFTSVRGDKVDILYNNIKHALFQPCDGEMIIVLHFHLKNAIMFGKKRHTDVQFYTEVGEITTDLGKHQHMHDRDDLYAEQMEREMRHKLKTAFKNFIEKVEALTKEELEFEVPFRDLGFNGAPYRSTCLLQPTSSALVNATEWPPFVVTLDEVELIHFERVQFHLKNFDMVIVYKDYSKKVTMINAIPVASLDPIKEWLNSCDLKYTEGVQSLNWTKIMKTIVDDPEGFFEQGGWSFLEPEGEGSDAEEGDSESEIEDETFNPSEDDYEEEEEDSDEDYSSEAEESDYSKESLGSEEESGKDWDELEEEARKADRESRYEEEEEQSRSMSRKRKASVHSSGRGSNRGSRHSSAPPKKKRK is encoded by the exons ATGGCTGTGACTCTGGACAAAGACGCTTATTACCGGCGAGTGAAGAGACTGTACAGCAATTGGCGG AAAGGAGAAGATGAGTATGCCAATGTTGATGCTATTGTTGTATCAGTGGGTGTTGATGAAGAAATTGTTTATGCCAAATCAACTGCCTTACAG ACATGGCTCTTTGGTTACGAACTGACTGACACTATCATGGTCTTCTGTGATGACAAAATCATCTTTATGGCCAGCAAGAAAAAAGTGGAGTTCTTAAAACAGATTGCCAACACTAAGGGCAATGAGAATGCTAATGGAGCCCCTGCCATCACACTGCTGATACGAGAAAAG AATGAAAGTAATAAGAGCAGCTTTGACAAAATGATTGAAGCCATTAAAGAAAGCAAGAACGGCAAGAAGATTGGAGTGTTCAGCAAAGACAAATTCCCTGGAGAGTTCATGAAGAGCTGGAACGACTGCCTCAACAAAGAGGGCTTTGACAAA ATAGATATCAGTGCAGTTGTGGCCTATACCATTGCTGTGAAGGAGGATGGGGAGCTCAACCTAATGAAGAAAGCAGCCAGCATCACCTCTGAGGTCTTCAACAAATTCTTCAAGGAAAGAGTCATGGAAATAGTTGATGCAGATGAG AAAGTTCGACACAGCAAACTGGCTGAATCTGTGGAAAAGGCCattgaagagaaaaaataccTAGCTGGGGCAGACCCTTCTACTGTGGAAATGTGTTACCCTCCCATTATTCAGAGTGGTGGCAATTATAATCTCAAGTTTAGTGTGGTGAG TGACAAGAATCACATGCATTTTGGGGCCATCACTTGTGCCATGGGTATTCGCTTCAAATCTTACTGCTCCAACCTTGTTCGCACTTTGATGGTTGACCCTTCTCAGGaagttcaagaaaattacaaCTTTTTGCTCCAGCTTCAAGAGGAGCTGCTAAAGGAATTAAGACATG GTGTGAAGATATGTGACGTGTACAATGCTGTCATGGATGTGGTTAAAAAGCAGAAGCCAGAGCTGCTGAACAAAATTACCAAAAACCTAGG gtttGCAATGGGAATTGAATTCCGTGAAGGCTCTTTAGTAATTAATAGTAAAAATCAGTACAAACTGAAGAAAG GGATGGTTTTCAGCATCAACCTGGGATTCTCAGAGCTGACTAACAAGGAAGGGAAGAAACCAGAAGAGAAAACCTATGCCTTGTTCATTGGTGACACAGTGCTTGTGGATGAG GATGGCCCAGCCACTGTTCTTACTTCTgtgaagaagaaagtgaagaatgTGGGGATTTTTCTAAAG aatgaagatgaggaagaagaggaggaggagaaagacgAGGCTGAGGACCTGTTGGGAAGAGGTTCTCGGGCAGCATTACTTACAGAAAGAACACGA AATGAGATGACGGCGGAAGAGAAGCGAAGAGCTCATCAAAAAGAACTGGCAGCTCAGCTCAACGAGGAAGCAAAGAGGCGATTGACTGAACAGAAAGGAGAGCAGCAGATTCAGAA AGCTCGCAAATCTAATGTGTCATATAAAAACCCATCTTTGATGCCTAAGGAACCACATATTCGGGAAATGAAGATCTATATTGATAAGAAATATGAGACCGTAATAATGCCTGTGTTTGGCATTGCGACACCTTTTCACATTGCCACAATCAAG AATATAAGTATGTCTGTGGAAGGAGATTATACTTACTTGCGAATCAACTTTTATTGCCCAGGCAGTGCTCTGGGCAGGAATGAGGGCAACATCTTTCCTAACCCAGAGGCCACTTTTGTCAAAGAAAT TACATACCGAGCTTCAAATATGAAGGCACCTGGAGAACAGACAGTACCAGCCTTGAACCTTCAAAATGCTTTCCGAATTATAAAAGAAGTACAGAAGCGTTATAAGACTcgagaagcagaagagaaagagaaggag GGCATTGTGAAACAAGACTCACTGGTGATCAATCTCAACCGGAGTAATCCCAAactgaaagatctgtacattcgCCCCAACATTGCCCAAAAGAGGATGCAAGGTTCACTGGAGGCCCACGTCAATG GTTTCCGTTTCACATCTGTTCGAGGAGACAAAGTGGATATTCTGTACAATAACATCAAACATGCTTTGTTCCAGCCCTGTGACGGAGAAATGATTATTGTCTTGCACTTTCACCTCAAG AATGCCATCATGTTTGGGAAGAAGCGGCATACAGATGTGCAGTTCTACACAGAAGTGGGAGAGATCACCACAGACTTGGGGAAACATCAGCATATGCATGACCGAGATGATCTCTACGCTGAGCAG atGGAACGAGAAATGAGACACAAACtgaaaacagcatttaaaaatttcattgagaAAGTAGAGGCTCTAACTAAGGAGGAACTGGAGTTTGAAGTGCCTTTTAGGGACTTGGG atttaatGGCGCTCCCTATAGGAGTACCTGCCTTCTTCAGCCCACTAGTAGTGCGCTGGTAAATGCTACAGAATGG CCACCTTTTGTGGTGACTTTGGATGAAGTGGAGCTGATTCACTTTGAGCGGGTCCAGTTTCACCTGAAGAACTTTGATATGGTAATCGTCTACAAGGACTACAGCAAGAAAGTGACAATGATCAACGCCATTCCTGTAGCCTCTCTTGACCCCATCAAGGAATGGTTGAA TTCCTGCGACCTGAAGTACACAGAAGGAGTACAGTCTCTCAACTGGACTAAAATCATGAAGACCATTGTTGATGACCCTGAGGGCTTCTTCGAACAAGGTGGCTGGTCTTTCCTGGAGCCTGAGGGTGAG GGAAGTGATGCCGAGGAGGGAGATTCAGAGTCTGAAATCGAAGATGAGACTTTTAATCCTTCAGAGGATGActatgaagaggaagaggaggatagTGATGAAGATTATTCATCAGAAGCTGAAGAATCAG ACTATTCCAAGGAATCATTGGGCAGTGAAGAAGAAAGTGGAAAGGATTGGGATGAACTGGAGGAAGAAGCTCGAAAAg CGGACCGTGAAAGTCGttatgaggaagaagaagaacagaGTCGAAGTATGAGCCGGAAGAGGAAGGCATCTGTGCACAGTTCAGGCCGTGGCTCTAACCGTGGTTCCAGACACAGCTCTGCGCCCcccaagaaaaagaggaagtaa